CTGATCGCTTGGGTCAATTCCATCAGTATCGGCCAATTCGAGGCAGGCCTGCACCCGAGCCATCGCGCCGCCAACGTCGATCAGTGGGATTGTTCGGTCAAACCGGTAGAGCGGCTCCAGCTTCTTGATCGAGTAACTTTCGACGCTGGCGCGGATGCTCTGCCGAACGACGGCGTACAAATCCACGAACACACCCGCGCGAAGCAGATTGTCGACCTCGTCCTCTCGGGTAGCGTATCGTCCCATTAGCCGCTTCAGCGCAGCCGGCTCGTAGGGCGCAAAGTGGTAGATGTGCAAGCTGGGGTGCTTTGTCAGCCGCTCTTTGACAAAGTCGATGAAGCGTTCGAACGCTACCCGCTCGTGCTGCCGTGTCGTCGCCCAGTCGCCGACATAGGCGTCCGTGCCGTCGTCGTTGGCATAAACGTAGCCAAACAGGAACTCGAGCCCGCCGCCGTCCACGAACGGATCGCCCTCGAAATCGAAGAAGATGTCGCCGGCCGAAGGCTCGGGCAGCCGGAACAAGCCAAATTCCGCCACCAGTGGCAGCACCTCGTGAAGTAGCCGCCCCGCTCCGCGACCATCAACCTGAAGTCGCGCCTGCTCGCGCACCTTCTCATAGCTTGGCGCAGTGCCCCGATCAGGCCGCCATTGCAGCGGGATGGGCAGTTTGGCGAGGGCGGCCATGGTGCCCACGCCTCGCCGGAGCAGCTCGTCAATCTGTGTCTTGGCTATCCCTGCGACAAGCGACAGGTGATCGTCGGCGCGCCGCCTCGAAGCACAGGGCTCGCGCCATCGGCAGACCTCGCAGTGCTCAATCGGGCCGGGATAGAGGCCATCACGTGGAGGCGTAGCCGCAAAGGTCTCCAGACTTCGCTTGATGCGTCGGTAGAACGCCGCAAAATCGGCCACACGGTAGGCCTCCGGCAGGTACTCCGTCCCGGGTGTCACGACATGGGCCGTCTCCGGGACCTTCTGCTGAACGGTCGCCAATAGGTCCGAGTAGAGGCTGAGCTGCAGGACCGTGTTGCCTTTGGTCTCGCGGGCCAACTTGGTGTCGGTGACCTCATATGACCAGGCGCCCAAACCGCTGGGAGTCTCAACCCGCCGGAGCACGTCAGCGCGGCCGCTCCAATACCCATCCCGTAACGCCGCCTGAACGATAACCGCGTCGCCGCGCGTCATCGCCTGCCGCGTTTGGATAATCGAGGCCTGGTCGATGCCAACGCCGGCAATGACGGTGGCGCTCCTGTCCTGCTTGGCGAGATGATCGACAAAGCCCTGCTCATGGATCCTGCCGCGCTCAACCAGGGCATCGAGGGCCGGATCGTCGCGGACCTTCGGTTTAGCGAGCTCGCCTTGGGCGACCTTGAGATCGAGGAATGTCAGGTAACGACAATTCAAGTGCCCAACCAAGTCGCCAGCGCTGAAGACGATCGCCGCACCGTCCTTTTGCATCCATCCCCCGAAACTGCTGCCGGGACCCTCGGGACACGGCTTTGGCTATAACAATACCGGTCTTCAGATGAACGCGATAGGGTGGAACGAGACACTCAAAGCGAGAATCATCCCCCCTGCCTCTGCAGCAGCGGCGTGCCGGCTGGGATAGCCGTGCGTTCGCCGATCCATCGTTATGGAACGCTGACTTCCGCTTCTCGCTGGAATCAGGCAATTGTGGAATGTAGGCTTTTGACCCGAGAAACTACGCGGGTATGGGCGCGCTCTGCGGTCACGAGCAGTCTAGGGCGCGTCAATATTGAGTGCCGTCCAGCGCTTTCATGTAACCCAGGAACAAAGGTGCTATTTCTCTTTGGGCTTCGCGGCTTCCCTAGCTAATCGCTCCGCCCGCAATCGTTCGTAGTTCTTTTGGAAGGCTTCCTGCGCTTTTTCGTATTCAGTTACCGCCCTTCGCTTATGTGCCTGCAGAAAAGCTTTTTCCGCCGGTCGTTGCGCGAGGCCTTTCGTCATTTTATCGATCATGAAGTCCTCGGCTGCATTATCGACGCCGCTGCCCGCGGCTAGCAGATGCCCGAACGTCTTTGATTTTGGCCGTGCGCTGCGACGCTGGCCGCGTTTTGCGGGATTGCGTTTTACGTTTCCGCTCGGGTTGCGGGTCGTGGACAGGCTCGGGTTGGGTGTTACCGACCGGCTGGGGTTGCGTATTGCGGACCGCCTCGGCCAGCATCTCGAGCAACTCGGCCTTCGTCTTCTTATCGCTCATAGATCACCTCCGTGACCGATGAGACGACGGTAGCGCGGCTACAGTGCCCCGCAAGAAAAACCGCTGATTAAGATTGCTGGTTAAGTTTAATGGCGGTGAATTCACAGGGAAGAGCACACGTCGAACAGTCGCTGCTTGAGGTGTGCTTTTTGACGCGGTTCGGACATTCGGGAAGAAGTCAGAAAGTTCAGCCGCAACTGGGATCGCGCCGCGGAGAATCCCGTAATTCTCCGTGCTGGTCGTGATCTCGAAGAACTTCCACGGCGCACCCGAGAGCCCGCCGAAGCCTCTTCTCCGTACGGAACAAGTTGCTGAGAAGCCACACGACTCGATGGGAATCCGATGCGTGCGATCATTATGTGGCGATGCTGGCTTCTCGCGCTTAATGATGTTGTAAGCAGCGAAGACGGCGCCAAGCGCGCCGCAGGGACTAGAACCCTCAAGTAATTTGCCGCGTGATTGGCGATCAGTCGGTACAACACCCGAAGGAGTCGAACCGCGACATGAGCTTGGACGATCAGAAAGCGAAATCCGGTCGTTACCTAGAGGCGCCGGATGCCGCCTCGGCGCCTCCAGGTGCGCGCGAAAACGGGAAGATTCGCTTTGAATTCAAGGCGACGGACTTCATCGTCTATCCGGCGCACGGCGTTGGACAGATTCTGTCGATTGAAGAGCAGACCGTTGCAGGAGCGAGCCTGGAGTTCTTCGTGATCTTTTTCACAAAAAGCAAAATGACCGTCCGCGTTCCCGTCCGGAAAGCCGCGAACGTCGGAATGCGCAAGCCATCAGATCTTTCCTCGGTCCAAGGAGTGAAACAGATTCTGAGCGAAACTCCCCGGAAAGGCCGCGGCAACTGGTCCCGGCTTGCTCAGGAATACGAAGGCAAAATCAAATCCGGAGATATCGTCGCGGTCGCGGAGGTCGCTCGCGATCTTTTCCGACCGGGCGACTCCGGCCAGAGTTTCAGCGAACGGCAGTTGTACGTATCGGCGCTCGATCGCCTCTGCGGAGAAATCGCGCTGGTAGACGGAATCTCCGAGGAACAGGCCCTCAAGGAACTCGAGGGCCTGTTGAAGACCGGCAAGCTCAAGCGTAGCGCCTGACTGCCTAGGTTCAGGCGACGAAGCTGACACCAATGATCCGACGAATGTCCGCCTCCCTTCAACAGCAGACATTCGCAAATCAGTTGTTATGGAAAAAAGTGACTCAATGGCCGAGATGGACCGTCAACCAACGATAATTTTGTCGCGTTCAAGACCACACATGCCATGATAGCATACCGCTGGGTAGGGGAACGGCATGCGCGAACTCGATAAGGTATTTGAGGACTATCTTCCAAACTCGGAGCAAGTAGTCGCCGGCGTGAAGTCCAGGCGAAAGCTGACGTCTGGAAACGAGCTTGCAGTCGATGCCACCATCACCAAGGACCTACCCAAGCTTATCGAGCAGATCATTTTCGACTCTGGGAGAGCCGCCAAGAAGTATCGAATCTATGGGTCGGTCGGCCAGATAAACTGGACGCTCGCCTATATCCCGTGGGTCGCCATCCTACTGCGAGATATCACGACCTCGACCGAGCGTGGCTACTATGTCGTCTTGTTGTTCAGCCAAGACATGCAGAATTGCTTCCTCTCACTGAACCAGGGCTTCACACAATTTCGGGAGGCATTCGGCGACAAGATCGGAAACAAAAAGATTGCGCAGGTTGCGCGTCTAGCTATCCAAACTCTGCATGTTCCCACAGACTTCATTGCGGGACCGCTTGATCTAGCCGCGACCAAACCGCTGGGCAAAGGGTACGAGAGTGGCGCAATCATTAGTCGCCGCTATCGTGCCGGCGACGAAGTTTCTATCGACAAATTTCGAAAGGATCTTGTCCAGCTACTCAACTTGTACGACGAACTGGTGACCAAACTTGGGTCCAATTTGCTGGATCACCTCGACCTTATATCGTCTGATGACTATCAGGAGGCTGCCAACGAAATCGCAACGGAGCTCCCGAGCAAGTCATTGCCAGACGGCGGATTGCCGCCACCTCCGAAGGTTAACGGAAAGCAGGCGGGCAAATACAAGCGCAACCCCGAAATGGCAGCGATCGCAATACAAGCAGCGAGCCATCAGTGCGAAGTTGAGCCAACCCACCTGACCTTTACGTCGCGAAAGACCAAGAAGCCATTCGTTGAAGCGCATCACTTGGTTCCGATGCAATGCCAGGACCAGTTTGAGGTTAGCTTAGACGTTCCGGAAAACATTGTGGCCCTGTGTCCGGGATGTCATCGGAAGTTTCACCATGCGAGATTCGGCGAACTCAAGCTGCCGCTGGGAACGTTGCTGTCAGCTAGGATCAAAGCATTGAAATCCAGGCAAATTATCACAGACCACGGTGCGGTGCATAAGATCTATAAAGGCGATGTTGACGAAGATTGAGAGCTTACACATCCAGCAATTTGATTATTCTAAGTGTAAGCCGGCAACTGACCCTCTTTAAGATATTCTACAAAGTCGGGTGTCTCCAGCACGGCAGAATAGAAAATGTACTCCCACGCATTCCTGGTCGGATGCTCGTAGTTGACCCGAAATGTTTCAAGCGTCTCGACCACGTCCTGACCAGACGCTCGCATGCTTTGAACGAGACGAAGTAGGCGCCTGTGCTGCCCTCTAAAAAAGTGACCGTATCTCTGGGTGATTGCGAGCTCGCGAACATGCGACGTGACAAGCCCCGCTTGTTCGGGCGTCAATCCAGGCACCGGCAACAAGTCGAAAGTCGGCGCGTCAAACGGGGGCTGTATGGCGATCGCAATAACCTGCTGAGCGACGAATACATCAAAATACGGGTGCAGGAAGAAGCGCGCGCCGTTGGCATCTCCAGTCTTTTCAAGCTTCTCGGCTTGGCATGCATCGCACATAGGGAACAGATTCATTGGGGTGATGCAAAGATGAGGATACCGCCCCTTCGGCAAATAGTGATCAAGGGTGTTTGGCCTGCCCGGCTCACCACAAGCTGGACAAAGATTCAGGGCATGCTTACGCAGGGCTTGAAGCATAGCCCCTTGACATGAGCCCTCAGCAGGCGCGGCGTATAAATTGAGAAAACTTCCCCTCTTCTGATCGATCGCCGGCCAGGTCTGCACCAGCGCAGGCGAGCCACACGCGTCAATATAGGCTTGTACCCGAGCACGCCACTCAGCAGCTATGCCCGTGAAGAATGCGGCATTTACACCATTCTGACGTTCAGCAATCACATTGTCGACTAGTTGTAGGCTACATGCAACCGGAACAGGCAAGGGCATTACCACTGTCCGCGCTCCATAGCCCTGATCTGCACGATAAGCTCTTCATTAAGTCCCTCACCGAGAGCTTCGATCAATCGATCCGCAGAACCAAAATTCTGCAGCTGCACTCGAATCCAACCCTCAAATGGTTTTGAGACAGCCTTGTCTCCGAAAACGTAGGAGGAAATCCGTTGAAAATCCCCACCAAAAGTTTGAAACGGAGGATGGTTCAGCACTAGATCATCCTCCGTCTTTTCAAAAACATGAACGCAGTCGGCAGGCACCTCTCGCACCGTTACGATCGAGTGAGTTGCAAGCAACGCCGTGGAGTTGAATCGAGCCAATATCGATTTCAACATATCGACGAATTGTACTTCGAGAGTTGGGTGGAGAAAAAGCTCCGGCTCATCCACGAGAATCAGACTGTTCCTCCGAATCGCACCAAGAATATTGATAACGATATAGGCGAAGAGCCTCTGTCCAGAACTAAGTTCAATAGGCTTACCGTCACGGAAGAAGGTAACACCAGATTCCGGGATGAGTGCTTCGTTCAACCAGTCATCACGTAGCGCATGGATCCTGTCAGAAGCTACAGGAATATATCGGCGACGATCGTCATCTGTGTCTTCACGGAACTCCAACGGCTCAATAAACCCCGGATCGCTGTAAAAGGTCCGAGCACGGTGTTTGAAGTCAACCTCTACCGTTGCGAAGTCGAACTCGATTGCAGTCCTAAGGACTCGCTCGACCGTTTCGACCTTCAGCGCCCAATCGCGGATCGAGGAATACTTCTTGTCATCTCGAAGACAGCCTACGAGCGATTGAGCGGCATTACGTTTGGGAAACTCGTGTGACAGATGGATACGACCAAGTTTATTTGTTTCTGTTGGATTGGCTCGCCCGCGAAAGCCGAAGTAGCGATAAGCGTCGCGGTCCTGCATGCGCTTTCCGGCCAAGTCGACTGGGAAGCGCTCAAACGGACTATATGAAACGACTACCAGCTGACTGAGGTTTGGTTTCGCTACGAATCCCGGTCCCTCTCCTGTTGATGGAGAAATCCAATCCTCCACCATTTGATGTAACACTCGGGACTTACCGTAGCCGTTTGGACCAATGAGCACGTTGATTTCGTGTGGAAGCATGTTCTCCGCTTGAAATTTGAGATCCAGCGCGGAGATGTTGCCAAAAATGTTCTCAAAGCGAAAACCGAGATCGAGAACCGAAATATTCTGTCGTTCAAAAATCCGCCATGCGTCAAGATAAGCTTTAACGCTCCCACGCTCGCGCTGAAGCGAATTTTTAAATCCATTTGTCTCAACAAGTCTCTTGGCAGTCTCGTCATCCGCAATGCGAACCATATAGCTCGCGTCGCGCAAAGTCCTGGCAACCTCAATCGCAACTTCCGTACCGATTGCGCCATCGAGCCGTTCGTAGAAGGCGATCTCGGCGGGAGTCGAGATGTAATTTCTGTCAGGAATCGGGAAGGTCCCGTCCCACCCCTCTGCAAGAAGAGAATCGAGAGCTGTGCTAGTTGTGAAGACCTCCTCCACTAGCAGCCGGACGAGACCGAGATCGAGAACTTCATCGCCGATACGACAGGTAGTTGGAAAAGTTGTCTTATAACCGTAGTCATCCCAATTGTTGGAGAGAAGTTCAATAACGTCGCCTTCCAAGGAGGGAGGCGGATTTGTGCGCCTGCTCGGGCGCCCCAAATAGACAACTTTCACACGCTGCTCCCCAAGCGGCCCGTCCTTTGCTGGATGCTGCTAGTTACACGTGACGCGCAATGTGCCGCTCACGGTGTGACAGCGTGACTATGGCGGCGAAGGTTGACATCGGCAACAGCGCAATTGTCAGTTGCAGACCTTATCAAGCCTTTTTCTAGAACGTGTCTGCGAGAGGTTTCGGAGGCAATTTCAACTTTTGTGGCAGAACCGCCTTTGGACCCATGCCGTTCGGCCGCAAAGTTTGCCCGCGCCAGCGGGCTCCTTGCACTGGTAGCCTAACCTTGCCGGTCGACCTGGCGGCCAGCCGTGCCCTCTATGGCAAATCATTTTTGGTGGCCGCCTTGACCACATTCTTGCCTGCGACCGAATTTGGCTCGAGTGGGCACTCTGGCGCTCGCGAATCGGGAACCGGAGCCGTGATTCCCGATGCCGCGGCATTCGCACATGAGATGTTACGGAATAAGTCGGCCAGTGGCCGGCCGAGAATTGCATGCCTGGCCCAGCCCATCTAACCTCGAAGCTCCAGAACCTTTAGCTCAGCGGGACGGATCACCTTGTCGCCGAGGTCAGCGAGCAGTTGCTCCTGATCTGCGTAGCCATGGACCGGCAGAAATGAAGGCCTGTGCCGGTAGAAGTCGAACATGCCCGGCTCCTCCTGCGCCGCGAGGATTATCGTTTGAACGGGCACAGAGGGAAGATCCGGCACAATCCCACGCAGCTCTTGCAGAACAGATTTAGCATCGGAGACATCAGCGATGATGAACCTCGCCATTCGAGCGAGCAGCGTGACTGTCTCGTCCGTGTCGCGGCTCCGGGGCTTCTCAAAGTCGAACAGGATCGGCAGGTAATCGCGCTTCCGCAGTTCTTCACGCAGGGCGTTCAGGACAGCCTTTCGCTCATCGGTGAATCGACCGAGGATCAACACCGCTTTGCTGGTGATCGTGTCGATTACATTACGAACCTTCTCGTTATGAAGCATGAGGTAGATGAACTGCGCGACCTCGATGTTGTCGGCAGTGATCTCGGGGTCGCCCAAAGGTGTGATCACCTGGTTCCGCTGCTTTGCCCCTTCCAGCTTCAAGCCCCATGCGGACACTCCATGGATATGACAGCCAGTGAGATCAGCACCTGTGAAGTCGGTATCCACCAGGGTGGCACGATATAAATCGGCCTCATTGAGCGTCGCCCTACTGAAGTTCGTACGGAGGAGGTTCGCTGAGGAAAGGTCTGCCCGGCAAAGGTCCGCTTCGTCGAGGTCCGCGTCCTGCAGGTTCGCCCAGATGAGATTCGCCCCGCTGAGGTCGGCCCCGCTGAGGATCGCCCCGTGAAGCTTCGCATGGCCCAGTCTCGCGCCGCTGAGGTTCGCGCTCCTAAGGTTCGTCCGTGATGGCGGGGCAGCCCCTACAAACATCAGGCTAAGGTCCGCCTCACGGAGGTTTGCGCCACGGAGGTCCGTTCCGCTCACATCTGCGCCGTTCAACTCGGCCCCATGGAGGTCCGCCCAGCCGAGGTCCGCGCCTCGAAGGTCAGCTCCGCAGAGGTTCGCGCTGCTGAGGTTCACCTGACAGCCCGCAGTATTTAACAACGGATTGACGTCCCACCCTCGGAGGTTCACTGCCCTCAGGTCAGCCTTGCTCAGGTCTGGACGATCAATGCGCTTTTCGTGACGCCATTCATTCCAGGCGGCCACGCCCTGCTGAAGCATTGCGACATGCTCGTCGTTGGCCATGGACGATACCCTCGCTGCCCGATGGAGCTGAGATGTTTTGTGCGTCAAACGATATTCTCAGACGGACTTGCTGTCGCCAAGTAGAGGCAAGCCGAAAAGCACTAGAAAGGTCAGCTCTGGGTCGATATTGTTGCAAAAGTCTTTTGGGGGGATGAACGAAATTTCGTAGAGCCGCTGAAGCGTCTTACGAGCGGCGACGTGAGGGACCATGTCGTTTCATCCATAGGGGGCGTTGAAAAGCGACACAGCGGCGGAGAAGTCCAAAGATCGACTTTCGCGAGATTTTTCGGGTCGCTCGATTTTCGACTTTTGCAACAGAATCGCCTTGGTAGCAGTCACTAGGCATCGATCCGCAGACCACGTAAGGCGGGATTGAACAAAGCCAGGGGCAACCGTAAGCTACGTCGAATGCTAATGATCGTCACCGTCTCCGCCATATTCGGGTGACCATGGAGCACTTTGGGGAAAATGCGTTGCGTCCAAACCCGTTGAAACCTCGCCTTGCAGCCGGCGGCTGTGCGTTCGGAACAATGACGTTCGAATTCTTCACGCCCGGCTACCCCGCGATCTGCCGCGAAGCAGGCGCTGAATTTATCCTCTACGATATGGAGCACTCAGGCGTCGGCTTCGAGACAATGAAGGCACAATTCGCATTCTGCCGTGGGCTTGATCTGGTGCCTCTCGTACGCGTCCCTTCAGGCGACTACCATCACATAGCGCGTGCACTCGACATTGGTGCGATGGGCATCATGGTGCCGATGGTCGAAACACCCGAGCAGGCAAGGGCGATCGTTGACTGCACCAGATATCCACCGGCGGGGCGACGTGGCGCCGCCTTCGCTGTAGCGGCGCACGATGACTATTCGGACGGGCCCGAGACCGAAAAGATCGCCCAAGCGAACGCGCGCACGATGGTGATCGCGCTGGTAGAGACCGCAAGAGGCATCGATAATGTCGATGCGATCGCGGCGGTCGGCGGCGTCGACGTGATCTGGCTTGGTCACTACGATCTGACGAACTTCCTCGGCATCCCCGGAGAGTTCGACAATCCAAAATTCCATGCAGCCGTCGACAGCTTGATCGTGGCGTGCAAGAAGCACGGCAAAACACCAGGTTTTCTTGCCGGCAACGAGCAGTGGGCGCGCGATTTTCGTACCAGGGGCTTTCGCATGATTGCGTACGGTGTTGACACACTGTTGATGCAAGGCGCGCTCGCGCATGGCATCAAGCTGTTGCAGGGGACCGTGACGAATTAGGTTGGAATAGCTAGGCGTAAGAACGCCGGTGGATTCGGAAAATAGATGTTATGGAAGAAGCAGGCCAAAGGCCGACTCGGTGCTGCGATAGACGCTGATGCAAATCGACGGACATCACGCCGAACAACTTGCCATACCTAAAAAGCGCCGTCCGTCATATCAGCGTCTCTTATTTGACCCGTTTCCGGATTCCAAAATGCATAATGCCAATCCTGCCCGATAGCTTGTATTTGATCGTGAGGGATCCAAGCAGCTCCCCTGTTGCCGCTGTCGTATCGGTACATAAGCATGGTCGATTCGCCCATCGGCATAAGCTTCGGCTCTATCAAAACGCGGTCGACCAAAACACCTTGATGCAACAGTGCTACTTCGCTTCCAGGCGCGTAAATGAGATATTCTCCCTCTCCAGCCGCTGGCGCGCCGGTGATCGCAGCCACGCCCGGCGAAAGCGTCTGGAACCAATCTCGTACTTTTGAGACAGTATCTGCATCGATAAAGGCATTGGAGCCTGCGAGCTGAGCACCTCTCTCCAGCATGGCAACATAGTCCGGAAATTCGGCAAAAAGCGGCTCGGTTAATCGAAGGCCGCCATAAATGCTGTCGTAAATTACGATCGTGTCCGTTGCTCGCTTTGGCGCACCCTCAACATAGAAGGCAATATTGGTGTGAGCACAATCAATGTCATTTGGAGAGATGCTCTTTTCTCTAAGTAGCAGTTGCTTCAAGCCTTCGGCGATACTTGACCTGACGTTAGCTTGGGGCCCAGTTCCCGCGAACCACGGCTCCGTAACTCGGATTAAGACACCTGTTGACCGAAATTCGCGCTGCTTTCGGGTCATCCTCGGATCCTGGCCTCGCAAATCGCGGTATAGAAAGCTTTTTCCACCGATCGAAAAGCCTTCAACAGATTCGTTGACCTGGACATTAATCTCGGCGATTGCGCCTAACGTTCCCGTGAGCAGCCGACCGGCCACGATCTCCTCGGCATTCAGGCTCACATTGACTGTTTTCTTCAAGATTGGCCGGGTCGGCGCCATACTGCGTGCTGACTCAATCCTGATAGTCCGGTCGAACGATGACGAGCGCCATTCCACGACCTTTGTCGGACGACGAAGGTGTAGGTAAAGAGCACCGGGATAGGTTTCTCTTATCGCTTGATTCAAAGCGATGTCACCGATCGATTCGCTGAAATCCTTACTACCCTCCCTAATCTTGTAGCTCGCCTCTC
This portion of the Bradyrhizobium sp. AZCC 2262 genome encodes:
- a CDS encoding CarD family transcriptional regulator, encoding MSLDDQKAKSGRYLEAPDAASAPPGARENGKIRFEFKATDFIVYPAHGVGQILSIEEQTVAGASLEFFVIFFTKSKMTVRVPVRKAANVGMRKPSDLSSVQGVKQILSETPRKGRGNWSRLAQEYEGKIKSGDIVAVAEVARDLFRPGDSGQSFSERQLYVSALDRLCGEIALVDGISEEQALKELEGLLKTGKLKRSA
- a CDS encoding pentapeptide repeat-containing protein, translating into MANDEHVAMLQQGVAAWNEWRHEKRIDRPDLSKADLRAVNLRGWDVNPLLNTAGCQVNLSSANLCGADLRGADLGWADLHGAELNGADVSGTDLRGANLREADLSLMFVGAAPPSRTNLRSANLSGARLGHAKLHGAILSGADLSGANLIWANLQDADLDEADLCRADLSSANLLRTNFSRATLNEADLYRATLVDTDFTGADLTGCHIHGVSAWGLKLEGAKQRNQVITPLGDPEITADNIEVAQFIYLMLHNEKVRNVIDTITSKAVLILGRFTDERKAVLNALREELRKRDYLPILFDFEKPRSRDTDETVTLLARMARFIIADVSDAKSVLQELRGIVPDLPSVPVQTIILAAQEEPGMFDFYRHRPSFLPVHGYADQEQLLADLGDKVIRPAELKVLELRG
- a CDS encoding HpcH/HpaI aldolase family protein, with product MTFEFFTPGYPAICREAGAEFILYDMEHSGVGFETMKAQFAFCRGLDLVPLVRVPSGDYHHIARALDIGAMGIMVPMVETPEQARAIVDCTRYPPAGRRGAAFAVAAHDDYSDGPETEKIAQANARTMVIALVETARGIDNVDAIAAVGGVDVIWLGHYDLTNFLGIPGEFDNPKFHAAVDSLIVACKKHGKTPGFLAGNEQWARDFRTRGFRMIAYGVDTLLMQGALAHGIKLLQGTVTN
- a CDS encoding AAA family ATPase → MKVVYLGRPSRRTNPPPSLEGDVIELLSNNWDDYGYKTTFPTTCRIGDEVLDLGLVRLLVEEVFTTSTALDSLLAEGWDGTFPIPDRNYISTPAEIAFYERLDGAIGTEVAIEVARTLRDASYMVRIADDETAKRLVETNGFKNSLQRERGSVKAYLDAWRIFERQNISVLDLGFRFENIFGNISALDLKFQAENMLPHEINVLIGPNGYGKSRVLHQMVEDWISPSTGEGPGFVAKPNLSQLVVVSYSPFERFPVDLAGKRMQDRDAYRYFGFRGRANPTETNKLGRIHLSHEFPKRNAAQSLVGCLRDDKKYSSIRDWALKVETVERVLRTAIEFDFATVEVDFKHRARTFYSDPGFIEPLEFREDTDDDRRRYIPVASDRIHALRDDWLNEALIPESGVTFFRDGKPIELSSGQRLFAYIVINILGAIRRNSLILVDEPELFLHPTLEVQFVDMLKSILARFNSTALLATHSIVTVREVPADCVHVFEKTEDDLVLNHPPFQTFGGDFQRISSYVFGDKAVSKPFEGWIRVQLQNFGSADRLIEALGEGLNEELIVQIRAMERGQW
- a CDS encoding MrcB family domain-containing protein, with product MRELDKVFEDYLPNSEQVVAGVKSRRKLTSGNELAVDATITKDLPKLIEQIIFDSGRAAKKYRIYGSVGQINWTLAYIPWVAILLRDITTSTERGYYVVLLFSQDMQNCFLSLNQGFTQFREAFGDKIGNKKIAQVARLAIQTLHVPTDFIAGPLDLAATKPLGKGYESGAIISRRYRAGDEVSIDKFRKDLVQLLNLYDELVTKLGSNLLDHLDLISSDDYQEAANEIATELPSKSLPDGGLPPPPKVNGKQAGKYKRNPEMAAIAIQAASHQCEVEPTHLTFTSRKTKKPFVEAHHLVPMQCQDQFEVSLDVPENIVALCPGCHRKFHHARFGELKLPLGTLLSARIKALKSRQIITDHGAVHKIYKGDVDED